GCTGACCCACAGGCTGTCGCCCGCATCGGCAAGCCAGTCAGCAGAAAGGTGACACATCTGAGAGCGCAGCGCGCTGAGGTCGTCGTCAATCACGGCCACGATCCGGTGTGGGCAAGGTCTGAGACAGGTCATCCTCCACGTCAGAACCGAACGATGCCGCTGCGATGCCGCTGACGCCGTTGACCCGGTGCACGATCTCCTGGAACTTCATGAGCCGATGCTGTCACGGGGGAAAGCCAATCGCTGCGCTTCGCCGTGATGTCGCAGCGGCTGCGTTCGTTCGCCGTCCGTGCCCGTTGATTGATCGCTGCGGGCCGCGAAGCCCAGAGGTCGTGCAGGCCACCCGGGAGCGGGGCGGGTGCGCAAGACGGCGGGGCCGATCCTGGACGCGCTGCTCCACGGCGCAGATCGGCGGCGGTGGCCTGCTGCGAACATCGGTGTGACGACGGGCTCGGTGTCCGGGGTCGAGGTCGTCGACGGGGACCGCAGGGCGGCCGGGTCGGGTTTCATGGCGTTCGAGCGTGCCCGTCGGGCCCTGCGCCCGAAGCCGACCGGTGCGCGGTCGTTCTCGAGCGGTCCTCATGCGGGACGTCGCGCGCGTCGCACCGTCTCGCCTATGAAGCCCCTAGCACTCACCAGCGACACCCAGGAGGAAAGTCGCGTCACTCTGGTCATGGTCGACGGCGGCTGGTTCTTGCGCCAAGCCACCCTCGCTGTGACCGGTCGCTGCGACATTCCGCGCGAGCGGATCAAGGCCGACATCGACGCGCTGGTCCGCCTGCTCATCCAGCAGTCTCAAGAGATCACCGGACTGCCCGTGCCGGCCATCTACTGGTACGACGCCGCGCGCGATGACCGTCCGCCGACCCCGGAGCATGAAGCACTGGCAGCTCACCCGCTCGTCGAGTTGCGTTTGGGCAAGCTGCGTCACCAGGGCGGCTCGTGGGTTCAGAAGCGCGTCGACACCCTCATCGCCCGCGACATGATGGTCGCTGCGATGTCCGGTGTCGTCGGCCAGATCGCTCTGGTGTCCGGCGACGAGGACCTGGTGGTTCCGACCGAGACGGTGCAGGCCGACGGCGTCACCGTGCGCATGCTCGTCCCGGAGTACCCCGAGGTGGAAAGTCAGGGCGTGTTCCTGTCCGGTGCCGTGTCCGACGTGCACGCACTGCCCGCCGGTCCGCTGTCGAAGGCAATCTCTGTGCCCGGTGTCGCGACGTCACTCATCGCCCGCCGCGGTGTCGCCCGTGTGCTCGCTGCCACCGCCTGACTCAGCGCAACCGAGCCAAGCGCGTCGCACCGTACCTTCATGAAGAGATCATCGACTCGCACTGCCCCCGTCCCTGCGTTCGCCGTTGCTATCACCGCTTTGCTCGACGGCACCCTGCCATCCGCGGTGCTGTGCGGGCCGTGTGATGAGAAGGCACTGCGCGAACGAGCCAACGCCTGACGTGCCGATCGTCGACTCCGATGCACTGCTGACCGCCGGACTCATCGCCTCGGCGATGGCGCTGACGTTCGGCATCCGCGCAGCCGTGCGCGGGCACCTGGCCCTCGAGGACGCCCGAGACATCCGCCTCTGGGTGAGCCCAGCCTGGCTGTGGTCCGGCGTCGTCGCTGTCGCCTGGACCCTGGCGCGAGCAGTGCTCGGCGGCACGACGTTGGCCGGCCTGCTGGCCCCGGTGGTGCTGGTGCCAGGGATGCGTTTCCCGCTGCTCGCCCTGGTGGCATGCGGTGTCATCGGGCCGATCATCGTCTACCTCGGGATGATCGTCTCCGCGTTGGACTACGCCCGGGTCCGGGCTCAGTCTGCGGACGTGTCTTAGACCTGGCGGTTGTTCAAGCTGCGATGCGCGCGGCGAGACCGACTGCGGCGAACACCAGTGCTCCGGTGCCGGAGGCCACGAGGCCGCCGAGCATGAACCGGGTGCCAGGGATCTCTCGTCCCTTGGTGGCCGACAGGGTGAGCGAAGAGACGACGCCGAGCGAGCACACGGCCCATCCGGCGGCGAGGACGGTGGCGATCGCGAGGCAGTAGGACGTGTATGCAGCGCTGGTCATGACTGGACGGTGCGACGCGGCTCGCCGGGTCAGCCTTCGAGCACCCGGACCGGGATCCCTGCCTGTTGCGCCAGACGTAGGCAGCCGCGGGTTCCGCGTGAAGCGCCCTTCGGGAAGGCCAGGCACAGGTCGGCGCCGGCGTTCACCATTGCGGCGTTGCGTACCGGGCCAGCAGCGCGCCGGCGTTCACCATTGCGGCGTTGCGTACCGGGCCAGCAGCGCGCCCGTGCCTGACCCAGTCGGCCGGGTGCGCCTCGACTGGCAGGCCGAGCTGCGACCAGTACGCGGCAGCGATCGCGTCTGCTCC
This is a stretch of genomic DNA from Yimella lutea. It encodes these proteins:
- a CDS encoding DUF2493 domain-containing protein yields the protein MMRLLITGSRDWSRADLIHAALDAALSELVTGPADIVTLVHGACPTGADAIAAAYWSQLGLPVEAHPADWVRHGRAAGPVRNAAMVNAGALLARYATPQW
- a CDS encoding NYN domain-containing protein, with product MKPLALTSDTQEESRVTLVMVDGGWFLRQATLAVTGRCDIPRERIKADIDALVRLLIQQSQEITGLPVPAIYWYDAARDDRPPTPEHEALAAHPLVELRLGKLRHQGGSWVQKRVDTLIARDMMVAAMSGVVGQIALVSGDEDLVVPTETVQADGVTVRMLVPEYPEVESQGVFLSGAVSDVHALPAGPLSKAISVPGVATSLIARRGVARVLAATA